The Deinococcus koreensis genome window below encodes:
- a CDS encoding single-stranded DNA-binding protein — MARGMNHVYLMGALARDPELRYTPNGTAVFEATVAGEDHIVGMDGKERKLPWYHRVSILGKPAEWQAERNLKGGDAVMVEGSLEYSQWEAPEGGKRSMVRVKALRMEQLGYQPELVQDAGGGVRMGSGMNEVIMIGNVTRDPDLRYTPAGDAVLGIGLAVNESWTDRQGQKQEKTHWIDVTLWRELAEAMKDLKKGDPVVVQGRLVNEAWTDKDGNKRNSTKVEATRVEALSRGAAAGQSGYAASPATPRTQTASSAARPQASRAQPARAATASAGGNRSGGLDIDQGLDDFPPEEEDLPF; from the coding sequence ATGGCCAGAGGCATGAACCACGTTTATCTGATGGGCGCCCTCGCCCGCGACCCCGAACTGCGGTACACCCCCAACGGCACCGCCGTGTTCGAGGCCACCGTCGCCGGAGAAGACCATATCGTCGGCATGGACGGCAAGGAGCGTAAGCTTCCCTGGTATCACCGCGTCTCCATTCTCGGCAAACCCGCCGAGTGGCAGGCCGAACGCAACCTGAAGGGCGGCGACGCCGTGATGGTCGAAGGCAGCCTGGAGTACTCGCAGTGGGAAGCGCCCGAAGGCGGCAAGCGCAGCATGGTGCGCGTGAAGGCCCTGCGTATGGAACAGCTGGGCTACCAGCCCGAGCTTGTTCAGGATGCCGGAGGCGGCGTCCGCATGGGCAGCGGCATGAACGAGGTCATCATGATCGGCAACGTCACCCGTGACCCCGATCTTCGCTACACCCCCGCCGGCGACGCCGTGCTCGGGATCGGCCTGGCCGTGAACGAGAGCTGGACAGACCGCCAGGGGCAGAAGCAGGAAAAGACCCACTGGATCGACGTGACGCTGTGGCGTGAGCTGGCCGAAGCCATGAAGGACCTGAAGAAAGGCGACCCGGTCGTCGTTCAGGGCCGACTGGTGAACGAGGCCTGGACAGACAAGGACGGCAACAAGCGCAACTCCACCAAAGTAGAGGCGACGAGAGTCGAAGCCCTGTCCCGAGGCGCCGCTGCCGGACAATCCGGTTACGCTGCCTCCCCCGCGACGCCTCGCACGCAGACCGCGAGCAGCGCCGCGCGCCCCCAGGCCAGCCGAGCACAACCGGCCAGGGCGGCGACCGCATCAGCTGGGGGGAACCGTTCGGGCGGCTTGGATATTGATCAAGGTCTCGACGACTTCCCACCCGAGGAAGAAGACCTGCCGTTCTGA
- the rpsF gene encoding 30S ribosomal protein S6: MNTYDLNLILNPNLSAEQVQIEKDFIEGTMKNAGAELSNLDDLGNRRLAYQVGKDREGYYLMYTIKAGGNPEKDIAASLRLRDHVRRVLVVKDRPEWKTKKA, translated from the coding sequence ATGAACACATACGACCTGAACCTGATCCTGAACCCGAACCTCAGCGCTGAGCAGGTGCAAATCGAGAAGGACTTTATCGAGGGCACCATGAAGAACGCCGGAGCGGAACTCAGCAATCTGGACGATCTCGGCAACCGTCGCCTGGCTTACCAGGTGGGCAAAGACCGCGAGGGCTACTACCTGATGTACACCATCAAGGCCGGTGGCAACCCTGAAAAGGACATCGCCGCGAGCCTGAGGTTGCGCGATCACGTGCGCCGCGTCCTGGTGGTGAAAGACCGCCCGGAGTGGAAGACCAAGAAGGCCTGA
- the rplI gene encoding 50S ribosomal protein L9 — translation MQVILLEPGKLGKTGEVVNVKDGYARNWLIPQGIAAAATASNMKSLEARIRSREKVLAAEKKTAEDLASRLNGVAVELSVRAGEGKIYGAVTHADVAGALDKLGFDVDKRKIDMPKTVKEIGEYDIAYRAHPEVTIPMKLVVHASK, via the coding sequence ATGCAAGTGATTCTTCTTGAACCCGGCAAGCTCGGCAAGACTGGTGAAGTCGTGAACGTCAAAGACGGCTATGCGCGCAACTGGCTGATTCCCCAGGGCATCGCCGCCGCCGCCACCGCCTCCAACATGAAGAGCCTGGAAGCGCGCATCCGTTCGCGCGAAAAGGTGCTGGCCGCCGAGAAGAAGACGGCCGAAGACCTCGCCAGCCGCCTGAACGGGGTCGCCGTGGAACTCAGCGTGCGCGCCGGCGAAGGCAAGATCTACGGCGCCGTGACCCACGCCGACGTGGCCGGCGCCCTGGACAAGCTGGGCTTCGATGTGGACAAGCGCAAGATCGACATGCCGAAGACCGTCAAGGAAATCGGCGAGTACGACATCGCGTACCGCGCCCACCCCGAAGTCACCATCCCCATGAAGCTCGTCGTCCACGCCAGCAAATAA
- the rpsR gene encoding 30S ribosomal protein S18: MTQRDNSDRKPRGKGPKRPRKPKVDPFSIGELEITDYKDVKMLRRFVSDTGKILPRRRTGLSAKHQRRISQTIKIARQLALLPYTEKLVRK; the protein is encoded by the coding sequence ATGACGCAACGCGACAACTCCGACCGCAAGCCGCGCGGCAAGGGGCCCAAACGCCCCCGCAAGCCCAAGGTCGACCCCTTCTCCATCGGGGAACTTGAGATCACCGATTACAAAGACGTGAAGATGCTCCGCCGCTTTGTCAGCGACACGGGCAAGATCCTTCCCCGCCGCCGCACCGGCCTCTCGGCCAAGCACCAGCGCCGCATCTCGCAGACGATCAAGATCGCCCGCCAGCTGGCCCTGCTGCCGTACACCGAGAAACTGGTTCGGAAGTAA